The DNA sequence GTGTATTACCTCGACATTCTTCAACTGAAACTCTGGACTGTGAGCAAGACACGAGTTTCCAAATGTTTCACTTGGTCCACTAGTACCAGATAACCTTTTCAACCAAAAGGATGCATTCAATAAGAGAATCCAATAGTGCTACTTCAATGACAAATTAAATGTACTGGAACAAAACTAAGCGACATTATTAAATACTTACAAATCCTCTTCTAAGCATAAAGCATAACTACCCCCACCACCAAGTGCAAGCAAATCGTTCATACACATGCAATAGTATCGGTTGACACCTGCACATACAATTAGAACACAAGTTCagagaaataataaaagttgAGAACTTTATACCGTGAACAAAGATAATTTATTGTTCTTACTATAGAAATAGAGTAAAGTAGTAAGGACTCCAAATGGTTCTAAAAACTTCAGACACCAGAACATCTAACATTTCTGATTGTCTTGACAAATTATCGTTTCTTCCTTTCGTTATATATGTAAACTGAAAATCCTTATAAGTGCAATGGTCAAAATGATTAAAACATATTGATATTGTCGTGGGAAAACAACTTTTTCTAAAGAAACAATTCAAAAGGTTTTTTTATTATCGTAAAAGTATGTGATTATCAGTAAAGAGTTCATATTTGTAAAATACTAATTCTGCAATGATCTGAAGTACGGTGAATAGTCATATTTACAATACGTATTAAAGAATACCCAATGATTCCATTGATCCCAAACCTTTCTCAATTGCAACTTAAACTAAAAGAAGACATTCAAGAGGTGACAATGAGCCagttttttctaacaaaaagaTTATTCCTATATCAAGCTTACATACTTCCACGTTATAAAATCCAGGTCCTGCTGAATATTGATGACTGCAATACAACATTAAGTTAAGATATTTAACCTTAAACACATGTAAGTGTCACTCTAGCTGATACGAACTTGTCCGTTTGTTCACCAGTCGGACAATGCatcaatttaaaacattttcccAAGTTCCATCAAAATTCCTACCAAAAATAATGCattaaaatgatgagaatcCTTACCAGTAGGTAGAAACAACCTTGGCTGACCATATACAGTTGTAAAGACAAAAGTTTCATTCGTTCCCTGTCACCAcagtatacaaaataaaatcacacTTCAAGATGAAAAAAGTTCCTTCACAAAGAAGCATTATCCATGAAAAAAGAGAGTTGACATACTTGATATTTTCGCTTTGCTGTAGGTTTCAAGGGACATTCTAGCAACCCTCCAAAAACAGCACCTTGCATATCTCCCACGATCTAATCGTTTTGCATGATAGACAATAATTCATTGTTAACAAAAGAACCACACCTTGATATGTAGATGAAATATTATGTGTACACCACGACTGGAAAATAGTTCTGAAAGGTTGACATACCAGCAAACCGGGACACGAAAGCTCAGCACTCTTGCGAATAAGTGTTCGAAGTGATACGCCATGTTTTAACGTACTGCCCTTAATATAAAGAACAAATGTTGAATCAATATTTCAAAGCAATGGCAAATTACTTtcaatacaaaaaacaaaacccTACTGAGAAAAGTTACCTATATAGTAAGACCCATTGGCGTCCTTTCACTATATTAGGGAGGCATATTTCCAAAAATTCATACAATTCAGGAGATATAAAAGTAGATTCATCACTAAGATTGAGTCGAGACTTCTTTGAAGTCTTTGGCGTTTGCATCTCATTTGCTTCCTCAAAAACCTCAGAACTGCTACTGCTCCTTCTAGAGGTATGGTCCTCGTTAGTATTATTGTCATTACCATCTTTCACTGAGTCCATATTACTGTACATGGGACTACAGTCAACATAATTATCAGATGGAACATCCTGATAGTCAAAATTCTCATAATTATATCCAGCAGAAGGTGATTTACTCTCATTTTGATACTTGCTTGTATTGGATCCATCAAAGCTGATCGAAGGGATAATGTAAGATAAATATGAAGACGCGGGTTTATCCTCTTGAGAATAAGGACTATTCTGCACAAATAAAAACctcatttcaaatataaaagataaataaagcAAGGTAAGGGGTTATTTTTCCAACTGGGATAAGTAGAACAAATTAGTACAATGTTACTATAATGCATGGCATTTGTACTGGAAGCATAAAGCAGTGACATAGGACAtttgaggaaaaaaaatatattaaacctGGTGATGcacctaaatttttaaataaagtaaaccTACTCCAAATAAAGTTTGCTATCCACTTGAAAATTCAATCCCTTCATGATATAAGACAGATAGAAGAAGAGAAGGAATCATTTTCCTGGTTCATTTTCTACCCACCCCAACAAAATAACGAATAGCCCAAAAGCCGAATCTATATTCTACAACACTCGCAGCCAGTCAAACAGAACTCACGGCCATACCACATATATAATACATGCTACCAAAGACAGATAACAGAATAATACTAACTGTTAGTAATGTACACAGGCCATAAAACATAATTCTTCATGTGAATAGAAAACAGTAAAAAACCCATATACTCGATTACAattcaaattgaaaacaatattCAGCTTATTAACGAAATGAAGCAACACGATTgccttttcttccttctctacCATGTATCTTCGGCGCATTTGTCGGAAAACTCAAACcgtgatgaaaaataattaagccAACTTAACCCAGATTCAGATTTATTCACACACATAAATCAGATTGAAGATCGAGGGCAAAGACGATCAAAGCTTGTGTTCAAGGACAAAATAAGAGTGCCCACCACACCAAGCTCAGATTTTTATTTAATCGAGAATGACATGCACGATAACAAATAAGCAAATGCAGATCATGAAAAAAGAATACCTGGGACGAGGAGGAGTTGGGAAAGAGATGAGAGAACTTCTGCGTCACTTTGTCTCTGAAAGAATGCATTTTGAAGAGGCGAATTATGAATGCGATTCCATGAAATGTGATGAAAAATAAAGGGTTTGTATGGTGTTGTAAAGAATGAGAATTGGGAATTGGGAATTGGGAATTAGGAATTAGGAATTGGGAACGACAGGAGTATGAGTCGGTGGTGACAGAACACGACAACAAACAAAGAGGTGAAAAGAAGCCCAAAACGTAAATTAAGCAAGATTGATTGGTTGACGGGACAAAGATTTTATTTACGTCACCAAACAACGttgaattaatattaatcttCTCAATTCTGTTAATTTCACCGATCTCTTCAACATTTTCATGCTTTTCctctttatttttctgtttttgtttttctaatacTTGTTTTTATTCTGTCTTCtcgattttttaacaacattatatTGCtcctaatatatataaatgaagctctttaaaaacttatatatatttatataatgctAATTATGCTAATTGATCATAGggttttcatttatatttgtatattcttAATATATGACAAAATTACTAATATAAGACACAACACGTTGATGGCGTGACCATATGAACCAATAAATTAATGCacctttttaattaatatatatatatatatatatatatatatatatattagcgaACACACAGGCGCGTTATTGTGTTTGTGTAtctgcatttttttatttttataagatcaataatatttatttttaaaacatatataacaaattttaaaatagttattaaataaaataactgttaAAATAAGGTTTTTGAAATAacggttaaaataaaaaagatttaaaaataacggttaaaaaaataattataaaataaataaattttaaaatataattaagggtaaaattggaaaatgaaaagtggacacaaaaagagaaatcccctttatatattgttatagatgaatGATAGTAttttagtaggtgataatatataaaataaatttatatttatattaatatttattaaaaatgaagtgaaatgataaaaataaagtgaaatgaatagaaaagttaattgttgatgaataaaaaataagataaaattttttatagaaaataggtaaaaaataaccattaattttaaaaaataataaataattatattataaagggtagaattggtattatgaaatgtggacacaaaagagggaatcctctttattatttactagcgtaacacaggcgctatcgtgCCTAtgtgtatacattttttaaatatgcgtgatattatattaataggtgataatattataatgttattaaattaatatatatatatatatatattaaaattatatttattaaaaataaagtgaaatatatcagaacagataaaagaatatccattgataaataaagaagaagagaagaaatagaaacatctgattttataaaaagtttgtaaaagtaacggtcaatttttaaaaatttaataaattattatatttaaaggggtaaaatcggtattttgaaaaatggacacaaaaagggaaatcccaattatatattgttatagattattataaaaaaaataagataaattttttttttaaaaaataatcattaattttaaaaaatcataaataattatattataaagggtataattgatattatgaaATGTAGACATAAAAGAGAGAAtctctttattattgttatatatatatatatatatatatatatatatatatatatatatatatatatatatatatatatatataaaagttaaattactaccgaataaatttttttaccatattattactattattaacaCTGTTAGTATACTAGTATATAACAATAGGTATAATGATCTCTgatgaatataaattattaaaatcagaatataaataaatcaatagagtatataaattaaaaatatgataagagGATAATTTTAGCGATTGAAAATAGGTAAATCAATAACCCTATATCTCGATCTCCTCCCTTCGGTGCTAATCTATAACTGTATATAAAGGGAatttcctcttttgtgtccacatttcataatttcaactttaccctctataatttaattatttattaaatttttaaaaattaacggttacttttacaagtttttataaaactatttacttatctccttcttcttttttctcctactattcatcaacagttatttatctcatattttatctatacatttcattttattttttactagtGAACACACAGGCGCGACAGCGCCTGTGTattcgcattttttaattttcaaaaaagttaagattaataacaaatatataatttttaaaatagttgttaaatataaaattataaaaaaaataagatatgtaaaaagaaaatttaaatgatgatttaaaacaaaagagatttatagaaaaatgattaaaaataaattatctataaaataattaatttttaaaataactaagagTAAAACggatattatgaaatgtggacacaaaaagaggatttccatttattgttatagatagatatagataaatatacttttgttttgtttattaacttaataacattacaatattattaattattaatataatttaaaaaatgcgtacacacagtcACTATCGTGCCTGTGTTTatgctagtaataataatatatatttatttccaACCACTAATATATTAACAGTATTACCATTATTgttttatcaataatattattagcaCTAGTGTCAAGATCTACTGCTGCTGATTCACAATTTTCATCactaaaattcatatttatattatacattttcaaaatttactagcgaaaacaaatgtattatgtatatgtgttaactttttttataataacataatataatcaaattacaattatgaaaaaatataaataatttttacaatttaattattgatagttttttattttttttggataattttcatttatatttagagaaaatagttaaatttaaagaaaatggttaaatttaaattataatcattttgaggtaaaattagaaaaaaaaatacaaaaaaagaaaattatctttatataatattatagataagaagtaattgtataaatgtatcacattttaaattatcaattaactTATGACTGTATAATCTATTAAGACAGTTAATAATACtgatacataataaatataaatttatattttagaagtAGATAATGTACACGtgtataattttcatttaaaactaATTGCATATATATCATACTAGAGAAGTACAATCTATAGTAAGTAAGATAAGTTAAGGATGGTTCAGTAGTTAAGATAAGCCAATGACAATATGGGTTAGGTTTAGTGGACCAACTTGtaggtttgaaaaaaaaaacacaagacAGTCTAACATATTGAGTTCACTAACCCATATAATATGTGGTCCGTATGGGTTGGTCCACGACTcacataacaaaaaaataattgcaCTCCTGTAtactaggttttttttttttttctaaacttctacatatgaatatttcaaatttttgtattaatgaaaaataatgttatGTATTCTTGAATGTGTTCAGATTTGAAAAATACATTCTATATACTAAAgtacgaatatgaatatgatgaaaacgttgaattcttaatttatcatccaactttTCAAAGTTTTAGCTTCCAAAGTCTTcgcttaattttgtgaacttattAAAGTTCACCAATTTGTTGAACATCAAAAATTTTACcattagatttttcttttatttattttttttttaaaaaaagttgatcCACGAGCTTGTAAGCCAAAACTTATGTAGAATGGACCAAACTTTTTACTCCGCATTTTCAACATGAGACGGGTAAATCCAATCCACATTTTGCTGGCCTAAATAGGACAAGTCGACTCACAATATCACTCctaaaataagttattaaaacCAATAATGCAGgttcaaatttcactaaaataattatggtaattttttccctaaaataagttattaaaacCAGTAATGCAggtccaattttcactaaaataattgtgataattttttcatttattttttaaggtcaaacattttataaaacataattaaacaggCATCcgataaataaatacaataataatggATAATTTTTTTACCAATCGAATAATAGATAAACATTATTCATGTTCGACTTAACCGTTGTCATTCCTGATTAAAAAGAATTAACTATGATAAAATAGAGGTAAACTTAATTGGCGATGAGAATAACAAAGCCCTATCGTAGCGCCTTGTTCCAGTTCGTCAGTGCAGAGAAATTTGGTTAATCAACTTTTATTTCCTGCACTCCTTATAATATTTCTACATTCGGCCTCtttgtattttcaaaataaccaGTTGACCTATGATAAAAGTGAGATCTGAattacatatttcaaaaacattttttttttcagaatctTCAGAACAACTTTttcgaaataaaattttcagtgaaatctttggaacaaaattttcaaaaaagtaAGAAATTTATTCCAAACAAGTTTTTCGAGAATAAGATTTCCAAAATTAACTTTCTGAAACGTATATATTTCTTCGAAACGTGTTTTCGAAATATCCTTATATAAAATGTGTTTCGGAAAAAACTttccaaataaatgaaatatgtaTAACAAAGAGTTATTcagaacaatattttttctcattttctctttttctttctttttcccacGGTAATGGTGACAGTGAAACCAATATCACTCGcaacataaaaaatgataatataatataattaagaacGATAATAGATTAGATCAAATTAGATATGAATAATATTTACCTGCTACTCAAttcgtaataaaaaaatttatttgttatcataccgttaaaataatatgtaagtATTCATAGATAACtgctttttaatatatattataaatgtaatataaatttaatttaatttaatttaataaaatatgaattaaattttaattttaattaaatttaataaaatataattttaattttaattttaattaaatttaacttaataaaatctaaattaaattttaattttaaatttttataaataaaaatatctacgAATAATATGATACTCATATCCATAAACACTAATTGTCTGTCAGATTTTTATCtgtaaatatttatgtataCGAGTAGTTTTATCATCTAAGTTGTTTTTGAGTCTTTTTCTGATGCTGTTAGTAATTATGGAGGTTACAAAGCAATAGCCGATTAATTTATGGGAAGGTGATACTGTTTTGGCCCAATAACTTTTGGAacaaaattattctaaaaacacATCTAATTGAAATTCACCCTATCATCTTATCactaaattattcattaattttaatatacatgtTCTTGTTGAATAAACATATACTCCGTAATTCATTGTATTAAATTGTGATTATTATGATAGTGATAGGTTATGAAATATATGTTAACTATATATATGAtgatgtatataataattataatttatgctTTAGATATGTTTGATGAGATCAATCATTAATGTTGTCATATATCCAGATGTATTCAAACTGAGACCTGAGATATTGAGTTTGAAATTTATCTAGACATAAGATGTCTTATATTTTACTCATAATCCTATCATGCCTTAAAAATCTCATATTAACCATTACTTTCAATTAACTAAGACATTTTTTAAAGATAGTGTAGCATGCCTAataaaaagagagataaaatgataaaataaaagaaaataactttaaatattttttaaaggagAGAGACTAgaataaaagcatgaaaaaaagTAGTGCATCTCCTctgttattttctttctttcgaGTCATACTTTCCTTCGAACCTTCCTTCATCAGTCCTTTTTTCTCTTAATCTTTCTTTCTATACTGATCCATTTCAAAAATTGCCAGTACTGCTGTGTAGTCaaagagttaaaaataatttttaaccgAATAGATTTTGGAACAGAGTAACTTCAATTTCTatcatttattctttaaaataagattaaatcaTTCTAGagttctttatttttgtagtaaAATATCAAGTAGGTcccttcatttttatttgactcaattgagttcttattttttaaaattcgttgCAATCAGTTTCTTTCCGTTAATTGTACAGTAACAATGTTAATtaggtgtcacgtgtcagcacatattttttttattttttttttattttaaataaaattgacacgtgttaatctgacattgtgccacgtggcaaaGATAATGTGATGTGACAGTGACAGTGTCACGTGATGTGAAAAAGTTTCAACGTAGTtcctgtatttgttattttatctcaatttggtcccaaaatttttaaaattgaatcaatttcgTCTctgtatcaaatttaatttttatataaattttacaaagatATTTGtattatagttgataattttaacaaaattaagtttatttaaatgtatattttgcactgatatttatttatatttttaaatatttatatatctataatttatagataaatgttagagttgttttaaaaataaaaactttataaatttaaatataaaattttaaatataaattataacatttgtctataaattattgatgtataaatatttgaaacaatatttaaataaagttcaatgcaaaatatacatttaaataaacttaattttgttaaaaatatcaattataataaaaataccattgtaaaatttatataaaaattaaatttgatatagggatgaaattgatttagttttaaaaaaattgagaccaaattgagacaaaataacaaatatagggactacattgagactttGCACATCCAATAGTGGCACGTGGCACTGCCACGTCACATTgtctctgccacgtggcacaatggcagattgacacgtgacaatttttaatttttttaaaaaatcataaaaaaatcaaataattattaaataattataaaaaataaataaaaaagataaaaaaaaccacgtgttgacacgtgacacataattaacacCGTTACTGTACAACTAACTGAACTGATTGTaacgaattttcaaaaatagggactcaattgagtgAAATGAAAATgggggacctacttgagatttcgctacaaaaatggggacctctggaatgatttaaccttaaaacaatttgtttttccttttttatgtaGCATTTTTCGGTTGTATGTGATTTTTCTACACTCTGaacaaatttttgtttattagtgatcataaaattatattctgATCATTAATTGAACTTTTCTTTATGtagataaacatattttaaactCTGAAGTTATGCAAGAgaagaataatattaagaatattccttaaggtaagggaagataattattttatttatgtgattTGTGTTTATAATTATATGGATAAAACTTTGGGATACATGCATTTTATTTGTGGAATTATTATTGTTGAATATTAAACTCAGTTGTGTTTGTGATTTACTGATgggagatatatatatatatatatatataattgtttggAGGATAATTTGTTCAAGAAAAGTCTAAATGTAAGACTTGTTGAACtatgaaagaggaaaaaaatatgttttgaattaTTGAGTCGTGTAGCaatgtataataaaaatgatattaagaaGGTGGATTATGACATAActtttgcatatatatatatatatatatatatatatatatatatatatatatatataatatatatatatatatatatatatatatatatatatatatatatgtgtgtgtgtgtaatttTATGCTATTAATGAATTTTGTTAAATGACAgactgaaattttatttatttaattatttattatttattttgattttttatttaagtttaattatactACTTCAATATGGTATATGTTATTGACCaattagttttttctttatgtttatatgtgagatacttttaatacaaaatataaattacattaaatgtatgtttattgtattataataataaaaatattattttataactaaaatgtaggagatataattattatattttagattattgtTGTTAATTTATAATGATGTTTACTATTTTATGCTCggttaaatatttactttttaattacaaaatgatGGATACATAAAATacgattttataaatttaaaaccttaTAATTAATCATCAATACgaagttatataaataataaaattataaatatattaatcatataatttatatgataaaattacGGTTGATTataaagttatattattatataaatttaaaagttatatagtTATACGCATTACCGAAAATTACGTATAATGATactaaaaattgtaaaagtataaaatcagaaaattataaaattatatatagttcatgttaacaaaattataaaatattaattataaattattcaataGACTTAAAGTACACTTCAATAATAACTTTGAAAAgactttaaaaatttatttttggttataAGAATGACTTTGAAAGATTCTTTTGAGAAATAAAACTAGTAGATCATGTGcaattctcattttttaattattaagtccaataaatatttaactcaGTTTGGGTATTTTAAGTGTAACTAAGTTTAAAACTTCAAGCAATCCACACCGtgagtttataatttataatgtttatattattatgttttgtaCAGTATTTATCTAGGAtagtttaattttacaaaagcaTATGtcactaaatttatattttaatatacatgcatgaattcttttatcaatatttgaaagaaaaaaaaaagtgttcaCTTCTTATACTAATTTGTGCGGAACATCTTGTTACAGATCTCACaactttctttatatatatatatatatatatatatatatatatatatatatatatatatatatatatatatatatatatatatatatattttccaaGTTTATCTTTTAGATTATGGTTAATAAATTTTAGCATACCCAACtgaaataattcatataaaatatcatgatgcaaataaatttaagaatttagCCACACCACTCATGTGCTAACAATATTTCTGATTTGATTCTCAGATAGATGAAAAGCATTTATGTGAATCCATGTAACTTGTTATTCTATTCTCTTGTCCTGTTTCAAGGAAGAGGATTCCTCTCCATATATACCATATtctcctttattttctttctcttatcaCTCACTATAAGTAATttcatttgatttgattttttatgttgCTCTTTAATTAGTCATTCTTATAATAACTATTAGTATAAAATCCCAACTTTTTTTATGGAAGAATAgcataaaaaataacatcaacTAAGGTATATAAACATTATCTATagcaattaaaattaattattataaaatttatatcatttttcaattatatcGCTAtctattattgatttatttcaaattacaaaCTATGTagcatataaaattataatttgaaatgattatgaataattttataaggttatttataacataaattatgattttttattacaataatttcAATCTAATCGCTTTAAAGTcgttgaagaaaaagaaagttttttGCTGGTGCAGGTGGCAGAACTTCTGCAACTCACCGCACCGCTCGAACAATAACACACACTGTTGTCTGAATTCAATTTGTTTCGATTAAAACAGAAATGTGCCAGCTAtacttttctttctaatttGTCGTGTTCTTCTCATATTATCGTTTTAGCCAGCCATATATCTGTGATGTTTGCAGtcttttttacaaataaatcacgGGATTTGCAGTGActtgaagaaacaaaaattatatttgttcaaaAGATTCTAatgttttaaacattttaaccATTTGAAAGGATTAGAATGTGATACATCATATCTTAGTTAATACTCATTTTTGTTAAGCTTTGTTGTGTAGAATTAAAAAGACAATGTTGAATTGAGATGAAATCTTAGATAGAGCACAATGTGTTATGGTCAAAGTGGCATGTTGTTTGTTCTCTCTTACCAAAACCAGATTCCTTTCTCTTCATGCACTCCAAAACCAAGACCTGTGAATATTTCTCCCACTACTTTTAACGCCTAATTAATTCAACCACTTTTGTTCTCATTCtcttcaaataataaaaaactgtTCACCATTCTCAAAAAACTTACACCCTCTTTTCAAAACCCATTTTCTGTAGTATTAACCAGTTATTAAACACTTTTGAGAAAAACCAgatatagagagagaaagagagtatACATGGTATGATACAGCTAGTGCCCTTATGCACATCTACAGAGACATTGCACTATATATTACA is a window from the Vigna unguiculata cultivar IT97K-499-35 chromosome 7, ASM411807v1, whole genome shotgun sequence genome containing:
- the LOC114189787 gene encoding oxidation resistance protein 1-like, which produces MHSFRDKVTQKFSHLFPNSSSSQNSPYSQEDKPASSYLSYIIPSISFDGSNTSKYQNESKSPSAGYNYENFDYQDVPSDNYVDCSPMYSNMDSVKDGNDNNTNEDHTSRRSSSSSEVFEEANEMQTPKTSKKSRLNLSDESTFISPELYEFLEICLPNIVKGRQWVLLYSTLKHGVSLRTLIRKSAELSCPGLLIVGDMQGAVFGGLLECPLKPTAKRKYQGTNETFVFTTVYGQPRLFLPTGVNRYYCMCMNDLLALGGGGSYALCLEEDLLSGTSGPSETFGNSCLAHSPEFQLKNVELWGFAHASPFQG